A genomic window from Cyprinus carpio isolate SPL01 chromosome B9, ASM1834038v1, whole genome shotgun sequence includes:
- the tsc22d1 gene encoding TSC22 domain family protein 1 isoform X2, protein MNSPCYSVAMDLGVCQLRNFSISFLSSLLGTETSSVKLDNSSSGASVVAIDNKIEQAMDLVKSHLMYAVREEVEVLKEQIKELIERNSQLEQENNLLKNLASPEQLAQFQAQVQSGSPPPGSSSSTQGAQPPPAPPAQLSAQSSGPSA, encoded by the exons ATGAATTCTCCGTGCTATTCCGTGGCGATGGATCTCGGTGTTTGTCAGCTCAGAAATTTCTCAATATCGTTCCTCTCGTCGTTGTTGGGGACTGAGACCTCGTCCGTCAAGCTCGACAATAG CTCATCGGGTGCCAGTGTTGTGGCCATAGACAACAAAATTGAACAAGCGATG GATCTGGTGAAGAGTCACCTGATGTATGCGGTCCGTGAAGAGGTGGAGGTGTTGAAAGAGCAGATTAAGGAACTGATCGAGAGAAACTCTCAGCTGGAGCAGGAAAACAACCTGCTGAAGAACCTGGCCAGTCCGGAGCAGCTCGCTCAGTTCCAGGCGCAAGTCCAGAGCGGCTCGCCTCCGCCGGGGTCGTCGTCATCCACGCAGGGAGCGCAGCCGCCGCCCGCCCCACCGGCCCAACTCTCAGCACAGAGCTCAGGCCCGTCGGCGTAG
- the LOC109075826 gene encoding stress-associated endoplasmic reticulum protein 2 — MVAKQRIRMANEKHSKNITQRGNVAKTLRPQEEKYPVGPWLLALFVFVVCGSAIFQIIQSIRMGM, encoded by the exons ATGGTAGCAAAACAAAGGATCCGCATGGCAAACGAGAAGCACAGCAAAAACATCACTCAGAGGGGGAACGTGGCGAAGACCCTG CGACCGCAGGAGGAGAAGTATCCGGTGGGGCCATGGCTTTTGGCACtctttgtatttgttgtttgtgGATCAG ccaTCTTTCAGATAATTCAGAGTATCCGAATGGGAATGTGA
- the tsc22d1 gene encoding TSC22 domain family protein 1 isoform X3, with the protein MRETVLQVHGRDEMAMKLLFWELEQHLKSSSGASVVAIDNKIEQAMDLVKSHLMYAVREEVEVLKEQIKELIERNSQLEQENNLLKNLASPEQLAQFQAQVQSGSPPPGSSSSTQGAQPPPAPPAQLSAQSSGPSA; encoded by the exons ATGAGAGAAACAGTCCTCCAAGTTCACGGCCGAGACGAAATGGCCATGAAGCTATTGTTCTGGGAGTTAGAGCAGCATTTGAAAAG CTCATCGGGTGCCAGTGTTGTGGCCATAGACAACAAAATTGAACAAGCGATG GATCTGGTGAAGAGTCACCTGATGTATGCGGTCCGTGAAGAGGTGGAGGTGTTGAAAGAGCAGATTAAGGAACTGATCGAGAGAAACTCTCAGCTGGAGCAGGAAAACAACCTGCTGAAGAACCTGGCCAGTCCGGAGCAGCTCGCTCAGTTCCAGGCGCAAGTCCAGAGCGGCTCGCCTCCGCCGGGGTCGTCGTCATCCACGCAGGGAGCGCAGCCGCCGCCCGCCCCACCGGCCCAACTCTCAGCACAGAGCTCAGGCCCGTCGGCGTAG